One segment of Solanum lycopersicum chromosome 1, SLM_r2.1 DNA contains the following:
- the LOC138340445 gene encoding uncharacterized protein, with the protein MAPAELMELKEQLKDVLDKGFIKPSNSPWAVPMLFGSSHFSKIDLRSSYHQLRVRGSDIPKTTFRTRYGHYELVGMPFGLTNAPANFMDLMNRVGLGCVLMQQGKVIAYDSMQLKAYEKNYPTHYLELETVKGLGTQVNRSTTFHPQTDGQAERTIQTLKDKLRACVIDFKGSWDDHLSLIEFANNNSYHSIIQMAPYKALYERRCRSHVGWFELREVALIGPDSVFYAMEKVQLFRNRLKTAQGRQKSYADVWRSFTISYMPSTFQVLKYTCAASSRDLGSGSQHPDHA; encoded by the exons atggctccagcagagcttatggaattgaaagagcagttgaaagacgttctagataagggcttcatcaaaCCTAGTAACTCACCATGGGCTGTACCAATGTTGTTC ggttctagccatttctcaaagatagaccttagATCgagttatcatcagcttagagtcagAGGCAGTGATATTCCAAAAACAaccttcagaactcggtatggtcattatgaactTGTAGGTATGCCGtttggactaactaatgctcctgcaaatttcatggatttgatgaacaga gttggcctaggttgtgtgttgatgcagcaaggtaaggtgatagcttatgacTCTATGCAACTTAAGGCgtatgagaagaactatccaactcattaCCTCGAGCTTGAAACAGTG aaaggtcttggtactcaagttaaccgtagtacaacatttcatccacagactgATGGGCAAGcggagcgtaccattcagaccttaaAGGATaagttgagagcttgtgtgatcgatttcaaaggtagttgggatgatcacctttctcttattgagtttgccaacaataatagctaccattccatcattcagatggccccttataaGGCTTTATATgagcgtagatgtagatctcatgttggttggtttgaactACGTGAAGTagctttgatagggccagacTCAGTtttttatgctatggagaaagtgcaactcttTCGAAATAGACTTAAGACAGCTCAAggtcgtcagaaatcttatgcagatgtatgGAGAAG CTTCACTATATCATACATGCCCAGTACTTTTCAAGTACTGAAGTATACGTGCGCTGCATCTTCTCGTGAtttaggttcaggttctcaacatccagatcacgcatag